The genomic DNA CATAGGTGAGCACATCCACCCGGCTTCGTTCCATCGAATGAGCGGCCACTGCCGTTTTATTCGGATGATGATTGCGGGCGTTCTCCAGATGGTCGAACAATCTTGTATTGCTCCACAAGCCTTTCCCGACATACTCATTAATCATTTGTTCAGTTAAACGCGAGCCTTCCGGGTGCATAAATCTACCTCCTTAATGAACCGTTTCCCCGCCGTCGATCACGATCGCCTGACCGGTCATGAAATCGGATGCGGCTGACGCCAGGTAAACCGCCAACGGTCCCAATTCCTTCGGATCGCCTACCCGGCGCAGGGGAATGCGCTTTAAAATCTTGCTGCGAACAGCCTCATCAGCCAATATATGTTCGTTCATCGAAGTTGCAAAATATCCCGGGCATATGGCGTTTACACGAATTCCATACCTTGCCCATTCAACCGCCAGGCTGCGGGTAAATTGAATGACCCCGCCTTTGCTGGTTCCGTATGCAACCAACCGAGGCGTTCCGATTAGGCCGTCCATCGATGCGATGTTGATGATTTTTCCGCTCCCTTGCCTGATCATGATTTCTCCCAGCAAGCGGGTACAGCGCATCACGCCCGTTAGATTGGTAGTTATGATGTCATCCATTTCCGCATCGGTCAACTCCAAAAAATTGCGATCAATGACAATGCCTGCATTATTGACCAAAACGTCCAAGCGGCCGAACTTTTCCTCAACATACCGCTTCAACGCTTCCAAGTCAGAAATCTGTTTCATATCGCACTGCATGCCTTCCGCGGCAATGCCGCGTTCCGATAAAAACTTGCAGGATTCCTCGAGCGTTTGTTGGGACCGGCCCGTGATGATAACGGCTGCCCCTTGCTTGCCGAGCGCCTCCGCTATCGCTTGCCCCAGACCGCGTGTTCCGCCGGTAATCAAAGCCGTTTTTCCGGCTAAATCAAAAACTTCAAGCACCCTCTCGCCCCCTTGGCCGGTTATGCTCCGCCCGAATAATTTTCTCGAGCTTCTGCAGCCGGTCGTTCCCCCCAAGCAATTCCAATTCCCTGATCCCCAGCGGGTCAACCATTTCCCTCAGGATCTGAAGCTGATGGTCTGATGGCGGGTCAACCCGATCGATCCCTTTCGCGCTTAGATCAAAGGAGAAACCGGTGTTTTTCCGGATGCTGTCGACCGTTTCTTCATGAAAAATAGCTTCCAGAACTGCGCTTCCCACCCCATCCGCAAAGCTGAAGACGCACCGGTCCGTAATTAATTTTTGCGGCCCCCTCTCCCGTCTGCCCATCAGATGCAATTCATGGGCGCGTTCGCCGTAACCGACGCTGCTGCAAAAATCCAGCTGCTCCACCAAGGTTTGCAGGGAATGCCGCGTTACGTAAAGGTAGAAGTTTGGGTTAAAGGCAGCGACATCCGTGATTCCTCCGGTGCCTGGCAATCTGATCGCCGGTTTCTCATAATTTCCGATCACGACATTGTTACAGTTTCCGTATCGATCCACCTGCGCCGGACGGATAAACTCTTTTACCTTCAGCGAGGGAACGATATCGCAGTGCATCTCGGTCATCTTGACTCTTTTTAAGCTGCTGTTGACCGTCAAATGCTCCAAATGCGTGATCGATAAACGATCCGTGTGCTCGGAAATGGTGTTGCCGACGGTATACATAAATTGTACGCCGGGCGCATGCGTCTCCTTGGCAAGCAAAAAAGCGCTGAATACAAGCGGGGTTCCCATCCCCTGCACGACAAAATCTTCCGGTTCGATCAGGCTAGACATATAACAGACCAATTGTTCGTCCTTCGTAAAAGCCGTCATGCCGCACCCCCTTCAGATTAAATTTGCGAAAAATGTTTTTTTTCTGCGGTCAAGCTCGAATGCGTAGGCGTCAAACGAGCCTTCCTTCATCGTCTTCAAATAGTGAATCAATTCAAGCCCGTCCAAAGGGTATTGCGGATGGCAGGAAGCGGGCCAGGCTCCCCCTTGAGCCTCGACGACCGCATCCACGGATGAACCGATAATATCGACCTGACCGTGGACGCTGACAAGACTTCCTTTGGGAACGATTTTTTCAGCGGTCACAATCGTGTACCCGGCAAGCTGCGCCAGCTCGGCGTCAATGCATAAATTCGCTCCCAATACCGCGTTGCCGGCTTCATCCGCTTCCAGAGCATGAATCAATGCAACCTCCGGCTTTAAAGCGGGAATCGCCGGATAGATTTCGCCCGTATACGGACACCGGATAGTTTCGATATCCTTTCGAACCTTTAAAATATCGCTCCCCATCAGCGTTCTGCCCGGCATAAAGCCGACCCCCTGCGCAGCTGCCCGGATGCCGAGCCCGATGGTTGTTTCCGTTTCTTCAATGATTTTCAGCGAACCTGTTTCTGCGGCTTTGCGGTAGGACGGCGGAAGCCCAAAGACTTCCAGGCTGAAAAAAGAAGTCCTGACATTTGAGACTAAGCCGGAACCTATCAATAGATCGGTTTCATAGCCCAGGGTCCAACCCAGAATGGAAAGGTTACGCTTCCTCTGTTTGATGATTTCAAGAATCAATGCGGTCGGCCGCCTGTAGATCAGCATGCCTCCAACCGCCACTGTCTGTCCGTCCTGAATCGGCTTCACAGCTTGCTCAAGCGTCCGCAGTTTTGTGCTCATACCGATTTGCCCTTATCTTCATTTGAGCTTGAATAATCGTAAAACCCTCTGCCTGTTTTTTTTCCGTGAAAACCCGCATTAACCATCTTTTTCACCAACGGCGGAGGGGCGTATTTGGTTTCATGAAGCTCCTGATAAAGCGAAGACGCTGTATCGAGATATTCGTTCAATCCGACCGTATCGGCCAATTTCAAAGGACCCATAGGGTAGCCCAACCCCAATTCAACTGCCGTATCAAGGTCCTCTCCGCTAGCCAATCCGTCGTCATAGGCTTGAATGGCATGGTTCATATAGGGGACAAACAGCCGGTTCACCAGAAGTCCGGGCACGTCCTTGCAGCGGATCGGCACTTGGCCGACAGCCTTCATAAACTCATAAACTTGCAGATAAGCGGTGTCGCAGCATTGCAGCGATTGGACCACCTCTACCAGATTGTCGCGGTTCGACTGCAGGACGAAATGCAGTCCGACCAACCGTTCCGGATTCCGCAGCGGTGAAGCGAGCTCTGTAACAGATAATGATGGTGAAACGGATGCCGTCAAAAGTGTTTGTGATGGCAGTGCTTCTTCGAGCAGTTGCAAGACCCGGATTTTGTCCGGGCGCTGATCCGAAACCGCTTCCAAAACGAACTGGCAATCTCTCAGAATCGACAGCTCAGAGGCATCCGGAGCGGAAGCTTCGATCCATACCGCACGAATTCCGGAATCCTGAATTTTCCGGTAAACCATTGCTGCCAATTTGCCGCTGCCGACGATTCCAGCTTGACGAATTTCCATGCATTTTCTCCCCCTTCTTCGCAAAATTACACAGTGCCGAACATGCCGGAACTCTTGTATTCGTAAAATCCTTTGCCGGTTTTTTTGCCGAGTTGGCCGGCGTCGATCATTTTTTTTACCAGCGGCGGAGGAGCAAACCGCTTATCCTTCAACTCCTTGTAAAGGCTCATCGAGACTGCGTAATGAATGTCCAAACCGACATTATCCAACAGCTCAAATGTCCCCATCGGATAGCCCAAACCGTGCTTCAACGCCAAATCAATATCCTCGACGGTTGCGATCCCCTGCTCCAGAGCCCGAATGCAATCATTTTCGAAGGGCACCAGCAACAGATTCAAAATAAATCCGGGAGTATCCTTGGTGGTTACCGCCGTTTTCTTTAGATGCCGGCTGAAGTTCAAAGCTTTGCTGTATGTATCTTCACTTGTTTTCAAGCCGTAGGAAATCTCCACCAGTTTCATCAATGGAGCCGGATTGCAGAAATGAATCCCGATCACCCGATCTTCCCTCCCGCATCCGGAAGCGATAGAGGTAATCGATAACGTCGAGGTATTGCTGACAAAAATGGCGTTGGCGCCGCAAATTTCATTTAACTGGCGGAAGATCCGGTTTTTCAGGATGACGTCTTCAAAGACCGCTTCTACAACCACCTCGCAGTCAGCAAGGTCATGAATATCGGTTGTCGCTTGCAGCCGATTTAAGCATTCGGCTTTTTCCGAAGATGTTATTTTTCCCCTCTTTACACTTCCGTCCAAAAAAGCGGAGATCCGGTTCACTCCGTTCTGCAGATTTTCCGGGAATGCTTCATAAACGACGGTGCTCAACCCCGTCTGCAGCATACAAATTGCAATTCCCGCACCCATTGTTCCGCAGCCGACAACGCCGGCTTTTTTAAAATCCATCTCTTCTCCCCCTGCCTATGTAATTATGTTGTGCTAAGAACCGAATAATCTTGAGGATAATTCCTTGGTCAAATTGACCAGAATGTACCCGTACTCATGCAGTTGAGCCTCAGTAACAAGCGAGCTGAATCCAATGCAGGACATCG from Ferviditalea candida includes the following:
- a CDS encoding 3-hydroxyacyl-CoA dehydrogenase family protein, with the protein product MEIRQAGIVGSGKLAAMVYRKIQDSGIRAVWIEASAPDASELSILRDCQFVLEAVSDQRPDKIRVLQLLEEALPSQTLLTASVSPSLSVTELASPLRNPERLVGLHFVLQSNRDNLVEVVQSLQCCDTAYLQVYEFMKAVGQVPIRCKDVPGLLVNRLFVPYMNHAIQAYDDGLASGEDLDTAVELGLGYPMGPLKLADTVGLNEYLDTASSLYQELHETKYAPPPLVKKMVNAGFHGKKTGRGFYDYSSSNEDKGKSV
- a CDS encoding 3-hydroxyacyl-CoA dehydrogenase family protein — translated: MDFKKAGVVGCGTMGAGIAICMLQTGLSTVVYEAFPENLQNGVNRISAFLDGSVKRGKITSSEKAECLNRLQATTDIHDLADCEVVVEAVFEDVILKNRIFRQLNEICGANAIFVSNTSTLSITSIASGCGREDRVIGIHFCNPAPLMKLVEISYGLKTSEDTYSKALNFSRHLKKTAVTTKDTPGFILNLLLVPFENDCIRALEQGIATVEDIDLALKHGLGYPMGTFELLDNVGLDIHYAVSMSLYKELKDKRFAPPPLVKKMIDAGQLGKKTGKGFYEYKSSGMFGTV
- a CDS encoding SDR family NAD(P)-dependent oxidoreductase, encoding MLEVFDLAGKTALITGGTRGLGQAIAEALGKQGAAVIITGRSQQTLEESCKFLSERGIAAEGMQCDMKQISDLEALKRYVEEKFGRLDVLVNNAGIVIDRNFLELTDAEMDDIITTNLTGVMRCTRLLGEIMIRQGSGKIINIASMDGLIGTPRLVAYGTSKGGVIQFTRSLAVEWARYGIRVNAICPGYFATSMNEHILADEAVRSKILKRIPLRRVGDPKELGPLAVYLASAASDFMTGQAIVIDGGETVH
- a CDS encoding CoA transferase subunit A is translated as MSTKLRTLEQAVKPIQDGQTVAVGGMLIYRRPTALILEIIKQRKRNLSILGWTLGYETDLLIGSGLVSNVRTSFFSLEVFGLPPSYRKAAETGSLKIIEETETTIGLGIRAAAQGVGFMPGRTLMGSDILKVRKDIETIRCPYTGEIYPAIPALKPEVALIHALEADEAGNAVLGANLCIDAELAQLAGYTIVTAEKIVPKGSLVSVHGQVDIIGSSVDAVVEAQGGAWPASCHPQYPLDGLELIHYLKTMKEGSFDAYAFELDRRKKTFFANLI
- a CDS encoding CoA-transferase; this translates as MTAFTKDEQLVCYMSSLIEPEDFVVQGMGTPLVFSAFLLAKETHAPGVQFMYTVGNTISEHTDRLSITHLEHLTVNSSLKRVKMTEMHCDIVPSLKVKEFIRPAQVDRYGNCNNVVIGNYEKPAIRLPGTGGITDVAAFNPNFYLYVTRHSLQTLVEQLDFCSSVGYGERAHELHLMGRRERGPQKLITDRCVFSFADGVGSAVLEAIFHEETVDSIRKNTGFSFDLSAKGIDRVDPPSDHQLQILREMVDPLGIRELELLGGNDRLQKLEKIIRAEHNRPRGREGA